In bacterium, the DNA window TTCATGTCAGTAGTTGTTTTCTGGCTTATGCCTTTTTTAGTCTGGCGACTATTTCTGCTATTGTCTCACTTTTTAAGGATAAAGAGAAAAGATTTTCTGAGGTAACGATTTATTTAATTAAATTAGGCTTCCCGTTGCTTAGTTTTGGCATCATCTCCGGTGCTATCTGGGCATATTTTGCCTGGGGGAGATACTGGGGTTGGGACCCAAAAGAGGTCTGGGCCTTAATTACCTGGCTATACTATGCCTTATTCCTTCATCTGAGGTTTATCGGAGTAAGCAAAAAGACTCTTTCCTATTTAGCCATAGTCGGGTTACTTGTTATCCTTTTCACATTTCTTGGGGTCAGTTTCTTAGTTTCCGGTTTGCACTCATATCTTTAATCTATTGACAAATAAAGTAAAATCAATTATACTTATTTCACAATGATTCCAATAGTCTCTATCGTTGGTAGAAAAAATAGTGGTAAGACAACC includes these proteins:
- the ccsA gene encoding cytochrome c biogenesis protein CcsA; translation: MPDKILFGVVVIVYLLSVIPNFKQKGRIILISAGLIIQTLGLVILSINAGHPPFTNLYESLLFLSWLIPIIWLVGLKWFQWVNLGVWTTLLSAAGIITSLTFTWQTKPLMPALQSPWLHIHVSSCFLAYAFFSLATISAIVSLFKDKEKRFSEVTIYLIKLGFPLLSFGIISGAIWAYFAWGRYWGWDPKEVWALITWLYYALFLHLRFIGVSKKTLSYLAIVGLLVILFTFLGVSFLVSGLHSYL